From one Magnolia sinica isolate HGM2019 chromosome 18, MsV1, whole genome shotgun sequence genomic stretch:
- the LOC131233691 gene encoding transcription factor EAT1-like, translated as MYGECDYIDSHDHHLLQGPVVDDPPQTATNFPRLAAMASSNSNNNNNNNNDNNNNSSNSLEDNLRLSSFSFEDISRNNPSEEAGTIGIDLQQQLGCDLEQEYNSHLMQEMLEESHPPLDHPSWESGLIHEMQDTSIHHHLHQQQHQFQLQQQEQQNLQHITSAPFTNSPCGPPDLLNLLHLPQCSVPPVLPTSSISFDGGPARRTTNNFHTSLGFLGELPTADSTSASTVLYDTPLQLNFPPQPPMFQDLFHTLPHSYELPGSMGGSYFGGADDREGNGGVFKEGNGRQFETSVLDFRREIPGLCKGEVRGTNHFATERQRREQLNEKFKALGSLVPNPTKTDRATIVADAMDYIKELLRTVDELKILVDKKRCGWERSKKCKMDDEAAPADIESSSMKPLTDREQSFNGPLRSSWLLRKSKDTIVDVRIIDDEVNIKLTQRKKMNCLLLVGKIIDELQMELLQVAGGNIGVYYIFMFNTKISEGSSVYASAIVKKLIDALDSQHPAFPASF; from the exons ATGTATGGTGAGTGTGACTacattgattctcatgatcatcacCTACTGCAAGGACCAGTAGTTGATGACCCACCTCAAACTGCCACAAACTTCCCACGCCTAGCAGCCATGGCCAGtagcaacagcaacaacaataacaataacaacaacgACAACAACAATAACAGCAGCAACAGCTTGGAAGACAACCTCAGGCTATCTAGCTTCTCCTTTGAAGACATCTCCAGAAACAACCCCTCCGAGGAAGCTGGTACCATTGGAATCGACCTCCAACAGCAGCTCGGCTGCGATCTTGAACAGGAATACAACAGCCATCTGATGCAAGAGATGCTAGAAGAGTCCCACCCACCGCTCGATCACCCCAGTTGGGAGTCAGGCCTCATACACGAAATGCAAGATACCAGCATCCACCACCATCTTCACCAACAACAGCACCAATTTCAGCTCCAACAACAAGAACAACAAAATCTCCAACACATCACTTCAGCCCCATTCACAAACTCTCCCTGCGGCCCGCCTGATctcctcaacctcctacactTACCGCAGTGCTCGGTCCCGCCAGTTCTTCCAACATCCTCAATTTCTTTCGATGGGGGACCTGCCAGAAGAACAACCAATAACTTCCACACTAGTCTGGGCTTCCTTGGGGAGCTCCCAACAGCCGACAGCACGTCGGCATCGACTGTGCTGTATGACACACCGCTCCAACTGAATTTCCCACCGCAACCGCCCATGTTTCAGGACCTCTTCCATACATTGCCACATAGCTATGAATTGCCGGGCTCGATGGGTGGATCATACTTCGGTGGAGCGGACGATAGGGAGGGGAATGGTGGTGTTTTTAAGGAGGGAAATGGAAGGCAGTTTGAGACTTCAGTTCTTGATTTTAGGAGAGAGATTCCTGGCTTGTGTAAAGGAGAGGTGAGAGGAACCAACCATTTTGCTACTGAAAGGCAAAGGAGAGAGCAGTTGAATGAGAAATTTAAGGCATTGGGATCTCTTGTTCCAAACCCAACAAAG ACTGATAGAGCCACAATTGTCGCTGATGCGATGGACTACATTAAAGAACTTCTACGAACGGTCGATGAGCTTAAAATATTGGTGGATAAGAAGAGATGTGGGTGGGAAAGGAGCAAGAAATGCAAAATGGATGATGAGGCGGCCCCTGCTGACATTGAGAGCTCATCGATGAAGCCTCTGACCGATCGCGAGCAGTCATTCAATGGACCGCTGAGAAGCTCTTGGCTGCTGAGGAAGTCCAAGGACACCATTGTCGATGTCCGCATCATTGATGATGAGGTGAACATCAAGCTCACGCAGCGGAAGAAGATGAATTGCTTGCTCCTAGTGGGGAAGATCATCGACGAGCTCCAGATGGAGCTGCTTCAGGTGGCCGGCGGCAACATCGGTGTTTATTACATCTTCATGTTCAATACAAAG ATAAGTGAAGGCTCTTCTGTGTATGCAAGTGCAATAGTCAAGAAGCTGATTGATGCTCTTGACAGTCAACATCCAGCATTTCCAGCTAGCTTTTAG